ggacgagcatccactgaaattCTGCCAACTAGCAGCAATGTCAATAcgtgtcgccgctgaaatgccccgtcatccagaggcgttgccgctgaaataccgccgaaaatcggcagcatttcagcagcgacgcctctggatgatgcagcttgtcggcggcatttcggcagatgctcgtctgcTGGCCAGTACGTGGGCACACTTAGATGCCCCagtgggcgccatggtgcccgcgggcactgcCCTACATGACTTTTGGTTGGCTTCAGTAGAGGTGGGAGTCAGGCAGGCTGACACTATGCTTAGAACAGTGTTAATTACTCCCAGGGAATTATCTCATTGCCAGTTTTCCTTATGCCTGTTTGCTGAGTTTGAGTAACCTGAGACAAAATCTTCCTGCCTTGCTACTCATGGAATGATTCACGGGTCCTGTACTCTGATGCTAACTTGTAAGCTAACACAAAGATATAAACCCCAAGTCGTGTTTCAGTTTCCTTATTCCACTTTGCTGAGCTGCCCTTACTACTCCAGTAAAAGCACTGTATCCCCATGGACAGGACCCTGGATTGGGACTCAAGaggcctgggttttattcctgtctCTGGCACTGATCTGTTCTGTGACCTATTGTTTTTACCACCTCCAGTCCTCCTCTACCTCACAGCAGAGCGGATTTATTTGACCTCAGTAAAGACCAAGAACTGAACCTTGCCTATGTGTCTTCGGTACCGCATGGTGGCATTGAACAAGTTCGAATTCACTGGTTACTGGAACTCATTATCGTTGGGTGAGTGAACATTTCTGACACTCAGCAATTAACACTGGAATgtgttaggggaaaaaaaatcatatttcctGCTCTAGGAGCTCAGATTTGCTTTTTGACTCATGCACGTTGTCCAAAAAGACCTGTTAATACCTCTGACAGTGCTTCAGCTCTTTAAATACCTCAACCTGTGTATTTTAGGTAAGTTGTATGTTCCTATGTACACTTGGTAGGGTTGCTCTTCCCTAGAAGTAATGGAAATGCCTCTGTGATGTGAGAGTCCTGGGAGTGCATGAGAAGCAGACATAGGGGAATTACTGTATTCAGCTGTGAACCCTTATGGCTAGACTGTGCCTTTAAATCCCAGGCATGACTAAGCGGTGATGTAGCGCCAAATAGTTTCTCTTGGTGGGAAAAACTGTCCATTGTGAGACATCACTAATCAGGGGCTGTTTGAAAACATCCCTTGCTTCCAGCCCGCAGCTGTAACCATTCCCCACACTGTATGTACAGGCAGCTTTTTTGCTTCCAGGCTGAAGTAATGTAGTTTTCTTCCCTCCTCGAGATTGGGAGCCCCTCCCTTGCTACTTATCAGTACCTGTAGTTTGTTAAATATACAGTCTATGCCAAAGACACCATGCTTGACAAAAGTTGTATGCCAGCTACACAAGAAAAGAGAGAGTCTCATATTAAGTATCTTATTCTAGTATTTACCCAACCCCAAGTCATTGAGAATAGTATAAAACCACAGAGAAATTAAAAGCCCTTTACCAGCCGCACACAGAGTCAGTACAGCCTGCCCTGACCCATGACAGTAAGCGAACAGAAATAAAGCAGTTTTTAATCATAGAAAGTCATTTACAGCCACAAACACAGTAACTTACATATAAGCCAGTCCCCAGAACTAACATTCAAAACACAAATggttcctgaagtcttttctgGTTGTTAAAACAACTtttatcagagagaaaaaaacaatctGTTCTCCCCCCATCCCGCATCTTCATGCAGCTCTCCTTCTTCTGCTGGGATGCTGCTCTGATAAAAACTAAACAACCCAAAGGGCCTACCTTGTAAAGAGCCACCAGACTGCACcccttcccagcatgctttgtTAAAAAAAGATTGACAGATCAgcttctcttcccttctccctcttttggggagtgtggggggcatGGGCTACAactctaactttttttttcagataaGGATAAGTCTTAATTTTGTTCCCCAATTGCCCATCTTCTTTCGGAAACCAGATTAGTCTCATAACATTAGGGGAGAGCAAAGCTATAATTCTTCTCAAGGTTCTAGCTCTGGGGCTCAAACAACAGAGTGAATAAGACTAGCTTGTTAAAGAGCTTGCTCTTTTCTTCCCCAGGGATTGCTGTTAACTCCCAATTGTAACTCGCTGTATCATACAGCGAAGTACATTGGCCCCAGTTgctttgtgctaggccctgtataGACATATGACAAAGATGGTCCCTGACCAGCAAAGCATACATACTAAGTGGCTACAACAAACATTTCAGGAGAACACAAGGTAACAATGAGAAGATGGTAAGCTGTGGTCATGGTACACCAGCTCTTTAATGGATGATGTTGTTGCATGTTAAATTGACTTTACTGCAGAAAAACACTAATACTAAAAATGGTTGGTCAGTTCTGATCTCTTAACACAGACATCAGTCAGGCCGGCTTTTCCAGAATTAGTTTGTTACTGTTGACATCATGTGTTGTGATAATAGCACCGAGACATCACATATGTTTTTGAATAAATGAGGCGAGCAGGGGAATTTCAGTACCTAACTACTAATCCtcattaaaaatgtgtttgtaaAGGAGCCCCCACAGGTTTTCTTCCAGAGGGTGAGAGAACCTGACCACACCCAGTTGCTTGCACTGGGTAGCTCCCGCACAGACCCCCAATTCCTTACTTCTTACCAGGGGTGCTACCCCTTGCAGGCCTTCTTAAATCTCTCCCTGGGAGTTCACTGCACTTCCCACAGGGTTGGGGTAGAGATCTCCTGGATGGTTGTTCCCCAAGTGGCTCCAGTAGTCTTCTGCTTGGGACAGTCTTGCTCCTCCTCCCTCAATTGACTTCCATTTTCTCCCTTTTATACATGATTGACAaggccagaggggcagggctcgTCCTGTCCCCAGAGCCTCTCTGGCACCTCCCTCCTCAGCGTGGGatctatacaccccatcccagtGTTGCCCTCACTTCAGATAGAGTCAATCACCAGAATATCGCTATTTGGAAATGAGTTGCCCTTCCTTTATTTGTTGTGGTGTTCCTAAATAGGGAGGGGACATGGGAAAATCTGGAGACCTTTGCTTAGAATATCCTTGCACTTGTTGATCTAGAGAGTGGAAATAAGTTGCTTGGTGCTGCGGTACTGTTGTGTAGTGCTCTTAAACAAAATGTTGTGTATCGTGGCAAAGGGCTCGCTTGAAAAGTAGAATGAGACCAGTAGTCTCTTTAGGGACTCCAGAGCAGAGTTATCGCACGGAGTACGTTTAAGTGCGTctctattggcttcaatggagttagACTAAATGTAGCTCTGTAAGCATTCCTCAAACCTGCATTTTCCCCACGTTTCACTCATGGATGGAAGGAGCGGCTAGTCCCAGGGAAAAGGTTGGGAGAGGAAAGACAGTGAGAGCTACTGGGAAAGGGGAAGGTTCTGCCATtgaaatgggggtggagggtcacACAAAATGGCCAAAACGAGAAAGGAAAAAAGCCTCCAGGACCAGAAACTGAGCTTCCTTATACTGCCCAGCACCTGGCCTGTGGGATGGGACAtgagaaaggagggagaagcAGCTGCTGAATGAGCCGAAACGGTGCCTTGGTCTAGCTCTTCAGCTTGAGCATTGGAGAAGCTACGCTGCCAAAGCCAAGTGTCAGAACTTCTGGCTGCAATCCAGCACCGTCTTTAAACTGACTTCTGCTCTAGCCCTATTCTACATGTATTTTGGTACAGATACTGCACAAATAGGTGTGATATATACGCACACATCTGATATGCAGTGTGCTGTATTTTAAATTGCCATTTGATATTACGGGGAATAATTAGTCATAgaaattaatataaaaataacatATCCCGACTCTGCATAACAGCCCAGACATCTCTTAGCTGTCGTTAGAAACCAGAGTTACAAATTAAAGTTATGGCCTGAAATGTATTCAAATCGTGGGGGTACTCTGACAACATAATGAAATGAATGACTTAAAAAAGTTCTGCTTCAGCCATTAGGCCACATTCTGATCCCAGATACACCAGCAtaaaacttcagtggagttactccagattcagACCCAGTTCAGAACCAGCCCGTTTCTCCCATTCCCATCCATATCTCAGGCTTCTCTTCTTGCATCTTTTTCCCTCCTCTGTCTCTTTCACTCCCAtgtctccccactgccctgcacccagtCTGACAGTTACATTACAAAGATGATGTGCTTGGCCTGAATTCTAGGGTTTAAGCTTGAAATAGCTAAATTCCAGAAAGTCAGATTTGCCTCACAGTTAAACTAGCGTAGCTATAAGATTTCTAATGAACGCACTTCCCTTTTCTTAACATCACTTTAATTAATTTCACTAGCTACAGCAAATCTGAGTTTAATGGTCACACTTCTTcctgcatctttaagaacagaAATATGCCCTTAATAGGCTCTTTTTAATATGGATGATTCCATGGTAGCTTTGAGGGAGGTTTTGCTAAGGAATAATGAAACTGAGGGGAACACATTTGTTATGGCTCATGGGCATGTGGGAAGGAGGTGCTACATCATCCCAGCTGATGCTCCTAACAAGTGTGTAGCAAACAGCAGGGTTGTCTAAAAGCCCGTTGAAACAAGAGCATGCCTGTAGTAGTGATATGATAAGGGAAAAGACCTTACAGGCCAGAGTTTAAAAGATAGCACTGTGGTGTGGCCAAGGAACCAGACCACAAGTGGTTTCTCGGAGACTGCTCTCCTGTACCCATAAACCAGCACATTCAAGGGGGACAGCTAGCCTTTTCTGCTCAGGCACTAGACAGACTTGCAGATACACCAGACCGGTGGTGCCTAAGTTTGATGCATGTAAATTACTACAGCACAATGGAGAAGTAACTCACAAACTCTTTTACAGTCCAACATCTGCATTTTGAAGTGGCAGGTCAGGTGGTAACTGGGTGCACTCACCCCTGTTTGCCCCATCTGCAGATGTGATGCGGCGGTCCAGCACTGCACACTTTCTCATGGGAGAATGTCCTGTAGGCAGATGGCTCCTGCGCAGCAAGTGAGGTGTCTGCCTACTTCTAAGTGACTGCACCCTGTTCCCCTTTGTGCAGCACAGCAGAGGGAAATACATGGGCCTTTGAAACTAAACAGCAGACCCATCTGCCAAAAACTTTCTATCTCTGGCAAACTGCACAGCACTGTGAATGCTATAGAACAGCAATTCGTGCATCTTTTTGCAGTCCTTCCCAAAGTAGCCCCCTCTTTTCAGAGAGTCAATCACTGAGGGGTTGCAGCAAGCCAGAAGAACAGTGATTTTTAGCTTGTTGTAATCTTTCACTATTTCCTTTAATGTGATTATACCAGCTGTGTCCAGAAAAGTGATTGAGGAACAGTCTATGATGATAGTCTGGAAATCTACTTGTTTAGGGACCAGGTGTAAGGCTGTATCTGCCTGATCCAATCCCTTAACAATCGTGCCTCTATTTCCCTCTTTCAAATGCTCTTTTTGCTTCTtctcattctttttccttttagcaGCTTCCAGAGTAGGATCTAGCCCAGTCATTCTGTAGAGAGACTTCAGAAAAAAGTCTTTATTTGCATAGTAAAGTGGTGCCTCAAAACgaaatattttggcatttggAACAGGACAGAGACTTTCATATTCCCAGTCGTCTTCATAGAAGGCAGTGCTCTGGATCTGACCAAGCAGGGCAGTACGGGGTCGCTGCGTACGAACAACGATGCACAGCATGGAAAAGAGGACCCCAATCAAAAGCCCCATTTCTGTGCTGATCAGGGCAGATGAGAACACAGTAACGAACCAGACCAGAGTGTCCATCTTGTTCATGTGATATCGCTGGGGCACGTCTCTAAACTTCCGAAGAGCTCCTCGGAGACTGACTATTATGATGCAAGCCAAAACACATTTTTGCAAAGAATAAAACAGCGGAGCGAGgaagagcagcaccagcagcacgACCGCTGCGCTGATAACACTAGAGACCTGCGTCTGGCAGCCCGTAGAAGATTTCACAAGCGTTTTTGCAAGAGCTGCGCTGGTTGCAAAACAATGGAAAAAGGATGGGATAATGTTACAGAATCCTATGGCAAACATTTCCTGATTCGCTCTGACAGTGTAGGCATATTTCTTGGCAAACATTTCTGAGAGAGAGATTGTAAATGCAAAGCCAACTATGGCAAGAGGAACAGCATCTAGAGCCACGCGATACATCATGTTAAAATTTGGCAGCTGAGGGGGAATAAATCCAGTTGGAATTGCCCCCGAAACACTGGATGCATAAACTTCATTCAGCTTCCCATAGTGTGAAACCAGCGTAGCCACAACAATAACCACCAGCTCTGTGGGCAGTGGGATTTTCAGCTTCTGCTTGTACCGATCTCCCAGTTCTTTCGCAGCGACTAGCACAGCAATGCAAACCACGCTCGTGATTACATCGCATACGTTAGCCTGagaaatgttttgaaaaatattaatCCAGGTCGTTAAGAAGATCCCATGGCCTTGGCTGCGTGGGATTTTTATTCCAATAAGGTACTTAACTTGGGCTGTTAAAATGGTTAAAGAAGCACCAGTTGCAAATCCATCCAGCACAGACTCTGAAAGATACACAGAGACAAAGCCTAGACGAAAGACTCCCATCAGAACCTGAAAGAAAAGCAAGAGGGTAAGAACTAAAGGGTGCTGCAAAAAACGGAGAAAGCATCAGTTGCAGACAGATCCCTGAAAGTTGTAATTCTGAAAAGAGCTGTTAACTTGTTATTTCAGGCCTGTTTTTACAATTGATGGATTTGTCTTGCTAGACCATGAGCTCCAGAGGTAAATGAGCAGGTTTTTGAAGTGGACTAACTGGAACTGGTACCCCAGCATCAATTCAAATTAACTCCACACTGAAGTGATCTGCCACCTGACTGCGTTGATGCCGGTGTAAGTCAGTGGAGAATTTAGTCCAGCGCTTTTATTGTCCTCAGAGCTGAATGTTCCTTTCAGCGCCGCTAAAGGGAGTAGAACAGCGGGGGCCCTGCTTGCCATCCCTTTGTCAGCAGAACTCCCAGTGAGGACAATGGCGATTACTGCTTCAGTAGTAAGGGAAAATATGGctcctttttcattttttaatgaaCAAGCTCATTTCTGGAGTTCAGGCCTGTTGCAGACTGAAGTGGGATTGCTTTCCAATCTGGGCACCGTGCCTTATATATTCAGCAGACAGTAGTGACTTTGGGTGCCTCAGGGCTTGGGTGGCCATTTTGAGATGCAGTAAAGAAGCCTGATgtgcagaaagtgctgagcatcttccCTCGGCAAATCAAGGCCCTTGAAGGTAACCTGCACTGGGCACCTGAGATAACTTTCTATCCATATCTCATCAGCATAGCAGCTGAGAGCCTCAAAGCCTTCAGTGCATTTATCCACAGCAGGCCACCGAGGTAATGGTGTTaacctcattttgcagatggaggactgagacacagagagactaagggtatgtcttcactaccggccggatcggcgggcagcgatcgatccagcgggggtcgatttatcgtatctagtctagatgcaataaatcgaccccaagcgctctcccatcgactcctgtactccagcgctgcgagaggcgcaggtggagtcaacgggggagcggcagcagtcaactcaccgcagtgaagacacacggtaagtcgatctaagtacgttgacttcagctatgttattcacatagcagaagttgcgtaacttagatcgatcccccccagtgtagactaggcctaagtgacttgaccaaggccacacacctggagtctgtggcagaggagggaTTTGACTCCAGGTCTCCTAAgttctaggctagtgccctaacccagtgtttcccaaaccagTAAGTTGCTGGACAGGTCTAGATGGGTTGCCTGCTACTGCCCACCCCCCATCACTCCCCACCCCGTGCATGCCCATGGGGGGAGAAGTTTGCCCTGGATCCCCCATTTGAGAGGGTCCCCAAACCAAGTGGCATTGCGACCTGGTGCATGGGGCTGCAGTCCCACTCATGATGAAGGGGCAgccgggccaaacctgagtggcactgcaacccaaTGCACCAGGACGCACTGTCTGGAGCAGGGAGCCGGCTGGGTCCAGTGCCATGGGACAGAAGCCACTGCTGCAGGATGAGGCTCACTCTCCAACTCCTAGCcagctggggctgctgggagcggGCAAAGTTGGGGCAGCAATAGCAAGGGGGTTGTGGGGTgccgagcagggggctgggaaagggagggggagcagctcTCCTTACCTTGATGCAGGGGAAGACTGGGATTATGTCATGTGCCACAAAAGGGACAGTGAAGTTGTTAGAGCTGTTACACTGTGTCTGTGGTACCTGGAAATTCCCCCATGACCAGGCCTCTTTGTGACCACAGAGCAGCATAAAGGGCCAACAATGCAATGGAGAATTGCACCCAGTGTAAGTAGCCCTTCCATTGCGGCCAATAGGATTGTGTTCCAAGTAATGAGCTAATAAACCCTATTGgtcaaacacttttaaaataaaccttaTAACGTGCTGCCAGGAGTCTCGGTGGAAGATACATTTCAGTGACCATCTGACTGAGCTGATGTGTTAAAATTCCTTACAGTGGAAGTCAGAAGCCTGCAAAGGCACTCTAAGAGCTTCACATCCTCACCATAGGCGAGGCAGCAACTTACCTGATAAACTCCAGCCAGAAAAGTCAAGGCTGTAGCAACGCCAATAGCATAACAGtctttcccgcactcagtgctcAACCCCCCCAGGGTAAGGTTGAAGGCGGTTCCATTAGAATTGTTGCCGTTCCATTCATAGCTGTTGCTGTTGGCGTCATCCTCATCATTCAGGTCAAACCCTGCCAAGAGTAGCTCTCTGTCCACAACTTGCCCTACCATTAAACTTAACAGGCTGAAAATGCCAACAGACACGTGGCGAGAGGTGCCCATCAGGAAATAAATTATGTTGGCAAAGAATGACGTGTAAAGGCTATAAATAGGCTTCAGACCGGCTAGCAGAGAATACGCTATGGCTTGGGGTACCAAAATGATCCCAATCACCACCCCAGACATAACGTCCCCCCATATGTATTCTCTGCAGCGGTACTTGGGAAGCCATCGTAATACAGGGAAGAAGTCCATGACTACGTTCTTCAGTCTCTTAGTGGTGCAGGAACAGCTCTTCCTCAGTTTGGTTTTGATGAGCTGTCTCCCACTTATCTGGATGTGAACCTTTCTTTCCATTGGAAATGACAGAGAGGGGCCAATATCCATCTTGATAGTTTCTGTTTGGCTTTCCATTTTCTGTGCGTCCACTTAATACATCAGTTCCTAAGATGTAAAGAAAGTGCTGGTTAGGTTCCTTCTCAGCATGTTGTTAATGATGGCAGGATTTGTGCTTTACAGTCCAAGAGGCCTAAACGTTGAGTATTTCAGCACAAATATTTCTAACTCTAAATATTGACTATGGAAGTTCATTGCTTACTATTCATTATGCTTTTAATAAAGTCTAATTCAATCAGCTACTATAAACATTACCATACAACTTATTGAGTGATCAACCACACAAGACTAGTTAAGAAATCTGAAAAACAAAGCTTGTAAAGAACCAACAGCTTAAAGTTATCTggcaaatatttaacaataaatTCACATGAATCAGCTTTGGTCCATTAAGCAAAAACAGAACTGAATTAATAACCCTTTTTGATGATAAACAATTCAGTCTGCTTGTCTGAATAATGCAGCACAGTATGTGCCTCCCTGCAGAAAAGCCACTTACTTGAATGCTGTAATTCAATAGAAACTTACAGCTtgatatgctgaatgctcccaaTGCAGTGGGAGAGGCATTCTGTTCCTAAGAAAGCATTTGACCCTTGTTTTGGAAACAACATGCCTTTTGGTTATCCATAACTTCCAGATGTTCTCTGTCTACAGCAGGAGGGTTCAGTTAACAAAGCATTTTCAGCATTAGAGCAAGTCCGTATGTTCACAAGCATGCAGTGCCAGGGTGTGAGTTCTGAAGTCTTAAACTTTTTAAGTTTAGAACCTGTAGTCTCCCCAGCCTCGGCTATGCTGCGAAGGGCAGACATCAATACAGATGGACAGTCAAAAAAAGGATAAGGAGGGTGGAAAATACCCAGCAGTTTATGCCAAGTTCCATTCCAGTCTGAGCCAAGCTATGTTTGCAGAGTTATGGCAAATCATGTCCTCTAATGCATACATTTGCAAGGGGTAGTAAGGAATTCCGAGAGACTCTATGAAAAGCAATATATATCTGTGTATGCAGATGGTGCTCGTTCCGTGTATGATCTATTGGCCTCAAGAATAGGTTGTTCATAAGTCGGCAGGTTCAGCAGTGTTGCTGCGCACTGCAAATGATTTTGAGTCTAGCTCTTCACCAGCATCACAAGACGCAGGCTAAAATCTCTGCAGCACTTTAGGGCTTGCTAATGTTCTAACGatcaaaaaaaaattgcaattaatcacaagattaaaaaaacccagtcattcttaatcacagttttaatttcaCTGTTAAACAATCATAGAAAACCAGTTgacatttattataaatatttttggatgtttttctacattttcaaatatattgatttcagttacaacacagaatacaaagtgtacagtgctctctttatattattatttttattacaaatatttgcactgtaaaaaagctaaacaaaagaaatagcatttttcaattcacctctgtgacggggtgggactcaccactctggtgcctcctgctggctgtcatgggaattagctctgcccgCCAGTATACCTTCTTCTGGTGGTGCCTCGCCACCATcacttctgctctgggacccatGTCACTCCCAGGATCGCGGCGtcctcttcagtgacacagcCCTCCGGCCGTGCCGCACTGTGTGCTCCCTCCTTCTGGGGGAATGTTGTAGTCCGATGGTCCATCCGCTTCCTCAGTGGCGagtaggggtggggggaggggaacctgggcccactcactactctgggtcccggctcagggaccctgtagatggccGCTGCTTGCAGAGCCCCCTCCAACTCCTCTGTAgatctccctgggccacttccctgcagccccagcaccctctttgcTTGTGCCTCAGAGCCTCAGCCGACAgatccctgcagccagccaggagctgcctttagctccctgggtctctgcttgcagcactgctctgtccagggtgcttgcTGCCTTCAGCCTGTAAGGCAGCCTGTcctccctcctcaagctccaggggGTGACTGACACTGCTCTATTCCGCAGCCCATCTTATATGGGCCAGCCCGgcactgattggctgcttcttgcAGCCCctctctaattggctgcctcctgtgcagcctccctagggctctataAACCCCTTATGgaccagtgtggggcagatgccccCAGCacaacctcatacaagtactgtagtgcaatctctttatcctgaaagtgcaacttacaaatggagaattatttttttaacataactgcactaaaacgTCAGAGCCTACAGGTCAAAGcacgaaggggcatacaaatgtttagcctgtctgcacataaataccttgcaacactggctacaacagtgccatgcgaacgcctgttctcacgtTCAGgcgacattgtaaataagaagccggtAGCATTATCCCCtgcaaaagtaaacaaacttgtttttcttagccattggctgaacaagaagaaggaccattttgtttatcttttttacagtgcaagtattttgtattctgtgttgtaactgaaatcaatatttttgaaaatgtagaaaaacatccaaaaatatttataataaatttaaattggtattctattattttaaaCAGTGCAactaaaactgcaattaatcacaactaatttttaatctagttaatttgttttgcattaatcacttgcattaactgtgattaactgaTCGCCCTAGTTCTAACATGTGCATTACCTCTTCAAGGCCATGTCTTGATGGGCCAAACAGGGTATGTTATTCAGTTGTCAACTCAGTTCAGTCAGCAAAGCACAATTGGGACAAAAATCCTCATAACACTTGTTAAAGATGGAAACTAACGTGTTTGAAGGCATGATGTCTGGCACTGTTGCAGCCTAGGGAGAGCATAAATTGGTTGTATTGAATAATCGTTAACTTCTACTAATATAACTctgtagatcaggggtgggcaaactttttggcctgagggccacatcggggttccaaaactgtatggagggctgggtagggaaggctgtgcctcccgaaacagcctggcccccgccccttatctgcctcctcccacttcccgctccctgactgccccccctcagaacccccaacccatccaacacccctgctccttgtcccctgactgccccccctcagaacctccaacccatccaacccccctgctccttctcccctgaccgccccctcccgggatCCCCCgcccctaactcccccccaggaccccacctcctatccaaccccccctgctccctgtcccctgactgccccgacccctatcca
The DNA window shown above is from Mauremys mutica isolate MM-2020 ecotype Southern chromosome 6, ASM2049712v1, whole genome shotgun sequence and carries:
- the SLC26A1 gene encoding sulfate anion transporter 1 translates to MESQTETIKMDIGPSLSFPMERKVHIQISGRQLIKTKLRKSCSCTTKRLKNVVMDFFPVLRWLPKYRCREYIWGDVMSGVVIGIILVPQAIAYSLLAGLKPIYSLYTSFFANIIYFLMGTSRHVSVGIFSLLSLMVGQVVDRELLLAGFDLNDEDDANSNSYEWNGNNSNGTAFNLTLGGLSTECGKDCYAIGVATALTFLAGVYQVLMGVFRLGFVSVYLSESVLDGFATGASLTILTAQVKYLIGIKIPRSQGHGIFLTTWINIFQNISQANVCDVITSVVCIAVLVAAKELGDRYKQKLKIPLPTELVVIVVATLVSHYGKLNEVYASSVSGAIPTGFIPPQLPNFNMMYRVALDAVPLAIVGFAFTISLSEMFAKKYAYTVRANQEMFAIGFCNIIPSFFHCFATSAALAKTLVKSSTGCQTQVSSVISAAVVLLVLLFLAPLFYSLQKCVLACIIIVSLRGALRKFRDVPQRYHMNKMDTLVWFVTVFSSALISTEMGLLIGVLFSMLCIVVRTQRPRTALLGQIQSTAFYEDDWEYESLCPVPNAKIFRFEAPLYYANKDFFLKSLYRMTGLDPTLEAAKRKKNEKKQKEHLKEGNRGTIVKGLDQADTALHLVPKQVDFQTIIIDCSSITFLDTAGIITLKEIVKDYNKLKITVLLACCNPSVIDSLKRGGYFGKDCKKMHELLFYSIHSAVQFARDRKFLADGSAV